From the genome of Camelus dromedarius isolate mCamDro1 chromosome 19, mCamDro1.pat, whole genome shotgun sequence, one region includes:
- the H1-6 gene encoding histone H1t, whose protein sequence is MTETAPVAPADPVLAPMEKPPVKKRGRKPVALMGASRKTTNPSVSKLIIEALSMSQERAGMSLAALKKALAAAGYDVEKNNSRIKLGLKSLVTKGILVQTRGTGASGSFKLSRKAAPEPTKVRKPASSKAKKLVLSRDVKSPKSAKSNKTAKKPRATTAQKAARSGRKAKGAKAKQQRKSPAKARAGNLNKTGNPKLTQQKSSSRRATKK, encoded by the coding sequence ATGACTGAGACAGCACCAGTGGCTCCAGCCGACCCGGTTCTAGCTCCCATGGAAAAACCTCCGGTTAAGAAGCGAGGCAGGAAGCCGGTTGCCTTGATGGGTGCGAGTCGAAAGACTACAAACCCTTCGGTGTCCAAGCTGATCATCGAGGCCCTTTCGATGTCTCAGGAAAGAGCTGGCATGTCCCTGGCCGCGCTGAAGAAGGCGTTGGCAGCCGCGGGCTATGATGTAGAGAAAAATAACAGCCGTATTAAGTTGGGTCTCAAGAGTTTGGTGACTAAGGGGATACTGGTGCAGACTAGGGGTACTGGTGCCTCCGGCTCTTTCAAGCTCAGTAGAAAGGCTGCTCCTGAGCCTACCAAGGTTAGAAAGCCTGCTTCTTCCAAGGCCAAGAAGCTGGTCTTATCTAGAGACGTGAAGTCTCCAAAGAGTGCCAAGAGCAACAAGACCGCTAAAAAGCCTAGGGCAACAACGGCTCAGAAAGCGGCTCGGAGCGGCAGGAAAGCGAAAGGAGCGAAGGCCAAACAACAACGGAAGAGTCCAGCAAAGGCCAGGGCAGGGAATCTTAATAAAACTGGGAATCCGAAGTTGACCCAGCAGAAATCAAGTTCTAGGAGGGCAACCAAGAAGTAA
- the LOC105089157 gene encoding histone H2B type 1-C/E/F/G/I, whose translation MPEPAKSAPAPKKGSKKAVTKAQKKDGKKRKRSRKESYSVYVYKVLKQVHPDTGISSKAMGIMNSFVNDIFERIAGEASRLAHYNKRSTITSREIQTAVRLLLPGELAKHAVSEGTKAVTKYTSSK comes from the coding sequence ATGCCTGAGCCAGCCAAGTCCGCTCCTGCCCCGAAAAAGGGCTCGAAGAAGGCGGTGACCAAGGCGCAGAAGAAGGACGGCAAGAAGCGCAAGCGCAGCCGCAAAGAGAGCTATTCCGTGTACGTGTACAAGGTGCTGAAGCAGGTCCACCCGGACACTGGCATCTCGTCCAAGGCTATGGGCATCATGAACTCGTTCGTCAACGACATCTTCGAGCGCATCGCGGGCGAGGCATCGCGCCTGGCGCATTACAACAAGCGCTCGACCATCACGTCCCGGGAGATCCAGACGGCCGTGCGCCTGCTGCTTCCCGGGGAGCTGGCCAAACACGCCGTGTCCGAGGGCACCAAGGCCGTCACCAAGTACACCAGCTCCAAGTAA
- the LOC105089158 gene encoding histone H2A type 1-C, whose translation MSGRGKQGGKARAKAKSRSSRAGLQFPVGRVHRLLRKGNYAERVGAGAPVYLAAVLEYLTAEILELAGNAARDNKKTRIIPRHLQLAIRNDEELNKLLGRVTIAQGGVLPNIQAVLLPKKTESHHKAKGK comes from the coding sequence ATGTCTGGACGTGGTAAGCAAGGAGGGAAAGCTCGGGCTAAGGCAAAGTCTCGCTCCTCCCGTGCCGGTCTTCAGTTCCCCGTGGGCCGAGTGCACCGCCTGCTCCGCAAGGGCAACTACGCCGAGCGCGTCGGGGCCGGCGCGCCGGTGTACCTGGCGGCGGTGCTGGAGTACCTAACGGCCGAGATCCTGGAGCTGGCGGGCAACGCGGCCCGCGACAACAAGAAGACGCGTATCATCCCGCGCCACCTGCAGTTAGCAATCCGCAACGACGAGGAGCTCAACAAGCTACTGGGCCGCGTGACCATCGCTCAGGGCGGCGTCCTGCCCAACATCCAGGCCGTGCTGCTGCCTAAAAAGACGGAGAGCCACCACAAGGCCAAGGGCAAGTGA